The sequence AAGGTCCAACCACCAAAGTCTGAGTCAGGGTACTGCGAAAGCCATATGAATCGATCACCGTGAAAGTAATGTTATGGGTGCCAATATCCGTTGCTCCAGTGGCCCAACTAAATCTACCAGTATTGCTGATGTTTGAATTTGAGAGGGTACTGCCGGGGAGAGAATCGCTTAGGATGTAGGATGGATTGCTAACGTCTGGAGCATTTATCTGAAAAGATATAGTGCTGCCAGCTGGAGTGTTGGCATTTGGGGTGATGGTGCCAATAGACAGGGAACTAGCGTCTGCTAAAGCTGGAGCGAGTAAAAAAGGCAGTAAAAATAATATTAAAAATAGATTCAAAAAATGGATATTTTTTTTCATGTCTACATATTATACACTTTGTCTGCCCATTATGTATAATAGGTGTATAATAAAAAGATTAGTATAACCTAATAAAAGTATGAACAATTTCAATACAAATTATGCTATCGGTGTCGGAGCGCCTACTTGGCTCCATGTTTTTGGACCAGGTTTAGCCATCTTGCTTTTGTGGAGTATTTTCTGGAAGGGTCTGGCTTTGTGGCACTCAGGACGACGGGGACAGTCAATCTGGTTTATTCTTCTTCTCATCATCAATACGGCTGGTATTCTTGAAATTATCTATCTTTTCTTCGTCGCTAAACTAAAACTTTCTGAACTTTTCAGTAAGAAATAATTGTTTGCAAAGCCTGTTGAGGTGTGGTTTACTCTGATACAGAAACTTTAAAATGAACAAATTGGAAAGGTTAGGATAATGAAAAAATTCTACAGTGTTTTGCGGGTAGCTGGTAATTCCAGAATGGGAGGCAATCCGGATACTGAAGCAGACAAAGCTTTTGATTTCCTCGGATTCAGCTCGGAGCAGCTCAACGGCCATGCTTACAAGGCCAGTCGTCCAAAGGTGGGTGAGCGGTTTGTAGTCGAAGCCAACATGAACACCAAGACTGCCGGCACCTTCGTCCTGTTTCGTTTTATGGATGAAAGGTGGGAGGAAATCCTTGGTGGACGCATCACCACGACCAAGCAGGACGATGCAGCCACCACCAACACGTTTTCGTGCATTGGGGGCCAGTTTTCTCGATTGACAATCATCACTCCAAACGAGCCGATCGCCACACATTTCCAAGATTTGCCGACCGGCACCTTGGTGTCAGCCGTCAACAAAGAGGAGGGTGTGATCACCCTCAATTCGCAGGGAGAAGAAGTGGTCGGGGAAGAAAAAGTGGTGTTTCTTGATGTCAGCGATATCCGGCGTTTTGAAGGTCAGCCAAGGATTTTTTTCAATTCAGAAAAACTCCGGGCGCTGGGTGACTCGATCAAGGGGATCGGTCAACTCAAGGCCATCAGTGTTTGGCGGCTGCCTGCCGATGAAATCGGTGAGGATGGCTGTCATTTTGAACTCGATGATGGAGAACGCCGGTGGCTGGTCCACCAGCATGTGGGATTGAAGAAAATCAAAGCCATCATCAAGACAGGCAAAAGGAAAAATCTGCTCGAGCGCTTTACGCTCTCTTTCGTGGCCAACCTCCATGCGGAGCCGCACACCACGTACGAGATTGCCAAGGCTATCCTCTGGATTTATGAACAGGTGAAAGATCCGGCCGAAATTCACAGGAAAACTGGACTCAGCATTCCGCTGATCTACAGTTATTTGCGGCTGAAAAGTCTTTCTCCCGCTTTGCTGGAGCAGATGAGTCCCGAGGTGC comes from Candidatus Paceibacterota bacterium and encodes:
- a CDS encoding DUF5652 family protein, translating into MNNFNTNYAIGVGAPTWLHVFGPGLAILLLWSIFWKGLALWHSGRRGQSIWFILLLIINTAGILEIIYLFFVAKLKLSELFSKK
- a CDS encoding ParB/RepB/Spo0J family partition protein produces the protein MKKFYSVLRVAGNSRMGGNPDTEADKAFDFLGFSSEQLNGHAYKASRPKVGERFVVEANMNTKTAGTFVLFRFMDERWEEILGGRITTTKQDDAATTNTFSCIGGQFSRLTIITPNEPIATHFQDLPTGTLVSAVNKEEGVITLNSQGEEVVGEEKVVFLDVSDIRRFEGQPRIFFNSEKLRALGDSIKGIGQLKAISVWRLPADEIGEDGCHFELDDGERRWLVHQHVGLKKIKAIIKTGKRKNLLERFTLSFVANLHAEPHTTYEIAKAILWIYEQVKDPAEIHRKTGLSIPLIYSYLRLKSLSPALLEQMSPEVPENNRLRLEHAKTLAGIKDLDEQQRIYDEAYGHSEKGIKTVSRTIKVLVAKSEAELNFVPRKRSPRKAATRAVQNLLNSLVELDTNETGLKHHLLFTTEMGRREVEEALQRAVIIIPRLLKVAKNMAS